A region of the Scatophagus argus isolate fScaArg1 chromosome 14, fScaArg1.pri, whole genome shotgun sequence genome:
GTGCTGTTGAATGAACTTTGTCTTTTAACAGAGTACTGCACCACGCTTCCTGTTGCATGTGATGAGGGACAAACATGTGACATCCCAGTTCATTCAtctttgaaatgcaaaaactgCATTTACATATCTGTCATATGACTTTGCAGCAGGCACTCCTCTCCTGTCATAGTTAGTCAGGTGATATAAAGTTTACTTCTTGGCGAACAGAGTTTTATTATTATGCTAACATAGCCTTTCAGTTTAAGCTGCTGTATATACTAATCCAGGTCAATGCCGCCTGTCATATTGTTCTTCTGGATCCATCTAAGCGTCCTCAGTGCTGTCTGATGAGGCCTTTGTTTGGCATCACAGAGGCGGCCGTTCAGTCTTACACTGGAATCCAGGCATGCTGCAACAGGAGGGCCCCGTCTGTTTTCtacttctctcttttctctcttctttcactttctctctcagctgAGCTAGGTGTTGTCAGGCTGGTCAGAGAGTATTGCATACATTTGTTATGCATTGTTTTTTGAGATTGAAAACAGATTGTTAAAGATTCTGTTATGCCGGCTTGTTATACAGAACATGATTTAAGAGACAAGATACAGTTATTGTCTCACTTCAAATCGTACAAATGAATCCCACTGCTAATTAGAACCTCACCCAGTATAGATTGGAATAGATTGACAGGTtaatgtatttgtgtgacaAAGCATCAgtatcagaattcctttatttatccccaaagggaaattctttgcTCAGGCCTTAGAATTAAGTCAACTAATGAAAAATAATCTAATACATTATGTCTAATGTTGTggaaactgatttattttcaagTGAGGAACCATAAGCTCACAAGAACATAATTGTTAAAGTTACCAGTTAACAATTCTGTGATTTAACATCCCAaaactgtgtttcatgttgATATGATGGTTGATATCCTGAGAGCCAGCACTGATACtgcatttcagtcagttttatcTGCATTTACAAATAGATGTTCTGTAAGGCATCATGAGTTTGTCTCCCCTGTGTCGCTCAGCTTGATCTACAgatggaggaagctggagatGAGTTCAAGGTGAGCTGGGGAGTGTCTCATCTGGAGATGGGGGAGCTGCATGTGACACCCACTTTCACACAGGTAATCTTGGGCTGCGGAAAATGAGACATACCTGTTCTCTATGCAAGGCTTTGTCCACAAGTAAAGGATATttagcaaaacattttcttatgCATTTTGGCCTCTTGTTTGAGGTTAATAAAAcggagatgttttttttttttagaaagctGTATCTCATGTATCACGTTATTTACAGCATGTCAACTAAGGAAGAGCCATGTGAAGTAATTTTTCCAAtcagagttttttgtttttcttttttttttaatcattttttaaaattgaatgGAAAAATAtccattttgaaaaatgtctgtctACATGTGGACAAGACCTGAGTGCTATTCTaacactgtgtgaaatgtgattgCTTATTTTGTGTTGCAATAacctgaatgtgtgtctgtgatgttctgtttttataGACATTTCTATTAATTGTCAGATTTGTCATGTAAGTGGGAGAATTTAACATTTGAAGTgagtgtgtattttgttttttgacctcTACAAAGCaggttatgtttttgtgtaatgCAGTGAATATGGTTTTGATATGTGTGTGATTTGTCTGATATCATGTCTCTATCAGGACAATCCCTGCACATCCAGTGTGGTACCCATAAAGGAGCAGTTGAGAGAGCTGTTATGTGTGACGCATCCTTCTGTGTTACTGAACTGCAGGCCTGCTCAGGCCTCAGAGGTCAAGGTGAGCGCAGTTGCGATGCCTGATGCATGACATCTTAACAGCTACCACACAAGAACGCCATGCAGACAAGTCTATACAAGTCTGTCACGTCAGTGTGCTGCGTACTGACAATCCAACTTTAAAGCAGCTGCTATCAGTATTTATTACAACATGACAGTTATCAGCTGAATCTGCAGCTTATGCTTTCCAGTAAGtctcagctcattgttttgctgTCCAACTgcactgttttggttcagtctcacagCTCTCATAGTGTCAGTTTtggctgcagcaggcagctgttttcagtgatgaaGCTCAACTGCGCGGTAGCTGCACCATACCAATCTTCACACCACGTAGTTAGAAAGTAGCTcatgaacacagtggagcactGAGCAACTTAAGTGCCAGATATTTCCACAGGAGTTGATAGAGACCAAAAGCAGAGCTTAAAGAGAGTGAAACATAATGTTATTCTtcactgctggatgtgtaaataagcaactgtttcTTAACCATAATAGCTTAGAAGGTTCTGATTTGTGAATGTTGTTCATGACATGTTTATGCTGCCCACTCAAAAAATATCTCAGTTTTAATCTATACATTTATATCCAAGTCTCACAAGGCAACTAGTTCTGACTGGCATAACTTCTTGGCAATTCAGATTCTTCTCAAAGTTGCTGTggttataatttatttatttatttgtgtgcataCTCCCTCTCTGTAAGATGAGTCTCAAAATGTCCTATTTTCCAAATGTTTATAATTTTTCCTCTTATGAACTGGAGAAAAACAGGCCCATTTCCCATTTTAGAGGCAGTAACCCGGGAATGTTGGATTCATTTTTTCGTCCCTTTACTTATCAGCTAATTATTATAGCAGTAATTGACGTTAACCTACTGACACATGAATTCAATGTGatttaaaggtttaaaatgaCTGAGCTGATCAGTCTTAAGGCCAACAGTTAAGACCTGAATCTGTGAGATAATCTCAACGGGCCAACAGGTCAGATCAGAAAGATCTATTCTAAAGCAATTATCATAGACGCTGTGAAGCTCAGACAGTTTTGTGTGTCTAAAGGCCTtttattcatctatttatttatttattcatttggtcTTTCAAGGTTAAAACTGCCAACTCCTAATGCAAATTCTTTGGCAAGAAATGAGAATCCTGTGCAAATCATGGCTGAGAGTACATTCTGTCAGCTGTCAACAGTACTCATAACAGTTGTTAAATTCTCCTTTCCACTATACATTAAAAAATGGGATGTTGAGAAGCCAGCAGCATCCTTATTCCCTTAtgagtttttttaaaattattattctgACAGTTCAGTTTTGCGTTGTCCTTGTCATGTGTTTATACCACATTGTGCTGCCACTGTGTGAAAAAGCTGTGGACAGCGTACGGTACTTTCCTTGCGTCGTAGCTGTTAATATTGCCAGCAGCAGATCGAATGTCGTTATTTGCTTACTGTGGTTTCCCCAACAGGAAGTCCGCAACAACGTGGTTTCACCCCCCAAACCCCCCCGTGCCCACGACTGGAAGCTGCTGGTGAAGAACATCCGGGTGACATTGAATCAGCAGGAAGATGCTGCAGGTGGGACATTTGAGTTAGTTACCCAACTTCAATGAAGTCTTAACAAAAAGACAAGTTGGGTTTGTTAAGTCCTATAGTAGCCCATatttctcattcattcactgctgTTCTGGGTAGGTATATACATCCCAGAATGCATCTTGAGAATATCCCCTatgtgggactaataaaggcctatcttatcttatcttgatttttttatacACATACTGAAGGCATCTAGCTGCTTTTTATCAGTATACCCGAAGGCTCCCTCATTATCATTCTAGCTGTTTCCAGCGTTGGCACTCCAAGTGGTTGTCATTCGTAACAGTGACTGTAACAGCCGAGAGCAAtttccaagaaaagaaaagatgctgCAGAAGGAAGAGAGTGTGCAAAGTggatatgtgtttgtgtaatgaaGACAAACTGGTATGTCTTCTTTGTAATGAGGCAGTGTCAGAAGAATACAATCTGCAGCTGCACTTTGACACCGAACACAGAGACAAGTATGCTTAGCCACCAATAAAAGATGACCAAGGGTTAAGAGGCAGCCAACAGAGCATGTTGAAAAATTACAGGAAAAATGTTGCAGCGGTTGATATTCAGGCTCTGTTGTGGCTGAAGGAAAGGCATTATCATCAGAGGGTACGTTGTTGAAGCTCTGCAGGGTTGAAAGTTTACCTGCTTCTGTGGGTGATGTATTTCAAAATCAAGAAGCcactcttttatttcttttctttttttcttttttttttaaaccatccACTTCCTTGTTTTAACCAGTGGTCTTGTGTAACTGCAagggaaaaatatttaaaaagtacaaGCATCAGGCTATTATTTTTTTCGTAAGGTAAATATTTTAActctgaaagaaatgaaagaaaacactgtctctcttcctctctcgctcatgcacacatactgcacacaaacatgcacacattgacTCGGGTTTCTTTTAGTGCATGTGCATTTGAATGGCGTTTATCAAATGTAATAAACAGTTAtatttcactctgttttgtCAGGCACAGAACAGTTCTAGAAGTGGCTGCAAGTTACAAACAGActaacaagacagacagagacacacattagACGACATTACTGTTATTTGCTGACATCAAACTTACAGAGTTTGCTTGTTTACTGTTGCTGCATTTCACtctcaaatttttttttttaaatttattttttattttttttatgtgtgtctcTCGTCTCTTTTGGTGACCAGAAGGATAGTTCTGCTTCATCCTCTCATCAAAGTTGTAAACAGTGCTTTATCTGTTTAAAACATCATCCTGTGATGATCTCTTACACCTTAACATTATACACAACAGCTTCCTGTGTCAAGTCACTATCTAATTGTGACTCAGTGGTTTTCAGGACTCCAGATGTTGTACATCAGAGGCATGACACAGCATTCAACACTTCACTATCTATTTTCCTTCCTTAAAGTGAAGAGCAGTCATGCTTATCCTGTTGGCTCTTGCTGCTGTTGTATtcattagaaaacaaaacaaacttaattTTAAGTGCTGCATGAAATAGTAGGCTCCATCCTTGCTCAGTACAACCAGTACTTTCTTCAGTCTCCTGTGACCTGTGCATACTTCATCATATACACAACATAGTGAAGCAGTGCAAATGACCAAAGCAAAATTTAATATTTCAGcaacatattttatttgatcAGCTGTTCAGAGAGTTTCAAATAAATTTGTAGTTGGACCTTGgatcacacagtgtgtgttttgtttttgtcttttttgttttttgctgctaactgttttctgttgtgtttatagGCAGCATGAATCCTCTGTGTGTACTGCAGTTAGATGATCCTCCACAGAGGTTTAACACCTCTGTTTTGAAGAACACAACCAGTCCTGCCTGGGATCAGCCGTTTATCTTGTGAGTTATACCGCAGAGCACTGCAAACCATTACAGGTTTTGCAAAAATACTGTTAGTTTTTGTTTCTATACTGTCCATTAtaataatgtattttctttcattttccatttcagtgAACTGAATGGACTTTCAAAAGAGCTCAGCATTCAGTTGATGAATGATGGACAGCCTCAAGAGAGTAGGGAAATTACTGAGCAccttttaatgtttatgttttattcatgaagACCACTGACATTTATGGAGATGGACGCTGCATTGCCACTTCCTTATCACTGTACAAATGTGAAGCCAAAATAACCTGATAAAAGCATATTGcactggtgatgtcatttgacAAACTGGAGCCAGAGTTTTCAGAGTCCCCAGAGCATCAGGTGTGACCAAACCGTGTAATTACTATGTCATGTGATGCACAGGGGCCCAAAAAGACTTTTTCATTGTGAAAGAAGCACCTGTAAAATGGTAGATAATTTTTATTCTAGTCAAAACCTCTATGACTTGTTTCAATATCTTAATTTGATCCAATGAtatttggaaaatgtaaaagaacCACATGATTAAATTATGTTATCCCCATTCAAGTTCATCAAGGGCGACAGTGTAAGGCAGCTGTTAGGCCAATAGAAATCATTAGTGCCGATGCTCTACAGGCCACACAAAGAGGGAGCTATGTGAAAGATCTCTGTAATTTTATACTCAGGAGGTCGAAGGTTTTGGGCTTTTTGCGTCACTGTGCAGCTTTCATGGCCCCTGCTCTGctttatctatatatatagatgcTGTGTCTATAGATAGATCTTCCCTTAGTACATCCATACTGTAGTGTTTGGGCGGCAGATTCATGGTTTTGAAATCCCGTCCATACACCTCCTGGAGTCGGTCACGAGCCGGACGCAGCTGTCATTCATATTGTTTCACCCCCTTTTTATAGCCTGAAATAACTAGTTATATCCAAACTCAGAAACCATCTTTTGAAAAATTTATTTAATGACTACCTGAGTTTTTAGTTTAGTCCACGTCCAATCTGGTAATGTGGATGGGGATGGATTTATGATCTGTACTGCAGCTTGCCCCCAAGAAGCCCATCTacatgttttggcttcacttttgaggaggtgtcatgtcgtccatcttcaTGTATTGTCAGTGATAATGAGCAAGAGTTGTATTTTTCACTAGCTGGAACTGTTTTTGTATTACCAGACTACATTaggtgttttgtctctttttcagtttcctTACTTGGTCAGGTGTCAGTGCCTTTTGATCTTGTAAAGAAGCAGCCCAAAGGACAGCAAACATTTGCTCTCATGACCAAAGATGGAGTGACTGGATCACTTACTACTGACGTAAGACTCTCACAATGGAATGTCATCACACCTTAATATGAACAGATATGACTGAATTCTTTTCATGTATCTGAGATTTTCATATTGACAAATTTGAATATTAACCACTAGCAATATCCTCCAGTTTACCTACCTGGAGCCCAGTGAGGTGAGATCCTGGCACCCTCCCACACCAGCCTCCAGTAAAAGGGTGGAGATGGATCGTACTGTCATGCCCTGTGGCACGGTGGTCACCACCATCACCGCAGTGAAGAGCAAGCCCGGTCGACCACTCCCTCCTGGACTTAACATAGGTACAGCATGGATTATGAGACTACACAGTACATGAGGGCTCATGGAGGTTTCTATTTGTTCTACACCTGTTAATGTAAGAACAGCTTCAGCAGTCAGTTCCAAAACAAGAGTATAGGCTCAAACTTTGGTTTCACAAGGCAATGTACATATTATACCTGCATAACAAGGGCATGTTAACATTGTGACCTTAAGCGTGTTTCtatgctgatgttagcatttagcctaattacagcttcacagagcagCTAGCATAAGTCTTATTATTACAGTGCCTATTGAAGTTGGGAACTAACATCAAAACATTGTAAACTGTACTTAGAGGCTTCTGAATGATACATGTAGAACTTGATTACACTTTTTAAACCATTCAAACACACTGTTAGACCAATTACTTCCCTTAAAAAGACGAGAGTGAAAACATGCAGTACAAAGATAAAACAAGTAAGAGCAAGTGATAAAATGAGATGTGTCGGTGATCTCTAAAATCTTACTCACACTATATCTACACAGCAGTGAGTTCAGCAGTTTGGCTTAAGTGTGGTGACCTTCTAGATGTCAGTAGACCTTATTAATAAAAGACATTGTGACATGTCATAGTAGGAGAAGCATGGTTggaaataataacagtaatgatgGTTAAATTCAATTTTATAGGCCTTCTAGTGAGCCTCAGCTAAAATTGCAGTCATTTTTCCCCCAACTATATTAAGCAGTTTCATACACTAACAGTGTTGGTTTTGAACCTCCGTTGTACCCACGATGCAGCTGACTTTGTGCTCCCACAGATCCTACCCAGAAAGCGGCAGCTAACAAGCCCAAGCTGTCGGAGCGTCGCGTTTCAGAGCAGGCATCTATGCTGGGCACCACAGTCAGCAAGGCCCTGTCCTCTTCTGATACTGAGCTGTTGATGCTCAACGGCACAGACCCGGTTGCTGAGGCTGCCATCAGACAACTTCACCAGTCTGCCAAACAGAAGCTCAAGTCTCCAGTGAAGAAGAGTACCATCATCATCTCAGGCATTGCCAAAGTAAGGATGAGTACCAGTACAAGAGACATGTTTCACTGGTGCTTTTTACTGGTTCCCTTTTACTATTTCGCTCTTTCACTTATTCTTTATACAGTGGTTTTAAATAAGTGGGAAATGCGTAGTAGCCAAGGAGTGGCCAGTCTTGAGTGTCCCTATCAAGCTGTAGTGTTTCCTAACCTGAAGCAAGAAGAGAGTCCCTGTGTTGTACACTTCAGTGCCAGTGATTAAAACTGGGTCTTCCGGGTGAAAGAGCTTTCCTCCTGCAAAAGTTACACCAAAAAACAGGTGATCACAGGTCCCCACTGCTGCCAGTGCAAATAGTTAGTCATCCATGATGCCACAGGCAACGGTTGCATTAGCAGGTGTTAAATCCAGGGAAATATAGCTTTACCAGAAgtgaagtttaaaaatgtaaatatgctTAATTTTACAGACGCCCTTGTCTCAGGATGATGAGTTAGCTCTGATGGTGGGCTATGCTGCTGCGATGGATGCCTCGATATCAGAAGGCAGCTCTACTCAGGATGTGACCACAGCGATTGTGTCAGGGACCAGTAGCCCTCCAGAGGAGTCTGAGCCCCAGGCAGGGCCCAGTGGAATAGGCAGGCCTCCAGAGGACTGGGAGAGCCAAACTGGAGAGGAACTAGACCGTACATCGCTATCCATGTGCATGTCTGAGACGAGCTGCAAGAAGAGCAGAGGTGAGCGGTCACAGAAGGGGCTCACTTGCTGTCTGAAGCCATGAGTGCCTGTGGAAATTGTGACATAACTGGTATTTATATGCATATTATTCTATAAATCACACTTTAAATTCCTAAAAAACATATTGACGTAAAAGCAGAACTTGAATTTTCTCCATTTGGCTATTTTCATGGCCACCTGTTGCTCCTCTGTGAtgaagtctgtttttgtgtttcctttccttcctaCTGTTTCAACCTTTCCTTTTTGAACTATCAACACTGCCATCTTAGAGGAAAGCAGTGCTAAGCACAGATTATGTCCAGATGAGTAAGTTATTTCATGCATTGCTTGTAGTATCCTCAGTTCTCTAGTATGTGTAGTGTTCATCAGCTATCAGTAGAGTAGATAactctgctgttctgttctgtaatgtctaattcaatttcagttcctGTAAAAACAATTAGATAGCAGTACACATATAGTTATTATATTTTAGAACGAGTGTTGTGGGGCTGCACAATATAGACAAGTACTGTGCGTATTTTGTGATATTCACTTAGAATATTATGTACTGCATATAAGGACCACTGGGCAAGAATCTACAGGTGGCAAAGACCATTCTCACTATTTCAGtctataattttattttaaagattaatATCAAAATGCCATAATGCAAACTCTGTACTACAGAGCTAAAATACtacgcacgcacatacacacacacactggagattAAGCATTTTCTcatattgtaataataataacaattgtTTGCCGTGTTGTATATTGTTCAGCCTTTTGCTGAGGAATTTATTCTGTATTGGAGGATACAGGTGTTGCTTTGTCCACTGGTCATTAATTAGTTTTTAAAGCACTTATCATGTTTTATCAAGCTAATCCAATCCACAGACACTGGAACAGCAGCTCATTATGGATATATTAGGAAGGAATGATGCTTGCAGTAAGGATGGGCTATGTGGCTGCTCTCTGTTGGTACAGACCAATACGTGTTAGCTGGAGATTAAACACAGGTTTTCTAAGTCTGATTGTCACTAAAGCTCAACAGAGGACTAGCAGTCAttggggaaaaaatgttttttctccaACCAGTTCTGTCCATGCAAAAGTTTAACAATGAATAACCAACAATTTCCAACTAACACAGATTCTGTGCCACTGCTACTTCAGATCTTCATATTGCTGCTACTTCCAACACTTAGAAGGAATATTGTAAATGCCTGTTATCTTAAGTGACACAGTCCTTTGCACTACAGGCAGCTTCCTTCAGAAGAGTGCCAAGCTCTTCTTCCGGCGGCGTCACCAGCGAAAGGACCCGGGGATGAGCCAGTCACACAATGACCTGGTTTACCTGGAGTCTCCGGCCGCAGTGGAGCGGGCCAGCCGGACAGCCACGCTTAGCCGTATGCTCAACCGCAAGAGTAAGAATAAGAGCAAAGCCAACGGCTCTACCTCCATGGGGGAGCCACATGCGTGACCCTCTCCACCTTTCTCCTGTCACCTCAGTTCTTACCATCACCACTTCCACCTCAGACTTGCACTTGCAAACTTCCTAGCTAACAAACCCCCTTCATGCCTGACTTGCATACTGGGGTCCCTATGTTGGGAATGGTAAAGCTGTGTAGATAGAAAAATATCCTCTTTTACTGCCATTTACTGCTTCCTGTAAGAGGTGGGTATTCCACCAAAagcaagtgtgtgcatgtgtggatgaGGGTCCTCCTGCGTTGGACTAGTGGCATTTTAGAGGATATTATTCTGCATGTgtcttttatttgcttttatgcAACATTTTGAAATCTTGAAGTGCTTTTGTGGCCTTGTTCCGGACAGAAAGGACTGATGTGGGCTGACACTCTTAACCTCAGTGATGCTGAGGGTAAAGAGGAAACTCTTCCTGCTGTAAACCGTAAGTTTCCTACGGTGGACCGGCGGGACCAAAGATGAAGAGTGGTATTTGTATGATTTGCACAGTTTTAGTaccttttatttaaagtgcaaTGACAGGAACTACTCTTATGATAGCAATTCATGTTTAAACAAAGGGAGATGATCTTATAATTGCACACCTGGTGCAAGTGGGAGGTAGTAACAC
Encoded here:
- the LOC124070949 gene encoding C2 domain-containing protein 2, with translation MSDFESSRSYFGLEDPQWLCMVTLFIASLVTLILYFVQYFQQKGVGNKQKAAEDDAAKEEAASLLGWALSLKSWKSQWRGAWCRALNDESRKRGGPVLLTFEEDDLKASELMVRQVSSFQRSARNKAASCSVVGERIQFSVSATSTALATAGPCKYTACIAPLVFQLDLQMEEAGDEFKVSWGVSHLEMGELHVTPTFTQDNPCTSSVVPIKEQLRELLCVTHPSVLLNCRPAQASEVKEVRNNVVSPPKPPRAHDWKLLVKNIRVTLNQQEDAAGSMNPLCVLQLDDPPQRFNTSVLKNTTSPAWDQPFIFELNGLSKELSIQLMNDGQPQEISLLGQVSVPFDLVKKQPKGQQTFALMTKDGVTGSLTTDFTYLEPSEVRSWHPPTPASSKRVEMDRTVMPCGTVVTTITAVKSKPGRPLPPGLNIDPTQKAAANKPKLSERRVSEQASMLGTTVSKALSSSDTELLMLNGTDPVAEAAIRQLHQSAKQKLKSPVKKSTIIISGIAKTPLSQDDELALMVGYAAAMDASISEGSSTQDVTTAIVSGTSSPPEESEPQAGPSGIGRPPEDWESQTGEELDRTSLSMCMSETSCKKSRGSFLQKSAKLFFRRRHQRKDPGMSQSHNDLVYLESPAAVERASRTATLSRMLNRKSKNKSKANGSTSMGEPHA